The window AACCCCTCGAATCCGGAGGACGGTAATCGCTACACCAAGGACGTGGCGAGGTGCGCCGCAGGCATCAGCGACGGAAGCGAGCCTCGTCGGCCATCGTGGCCGGCAAGGCGTTGCTCGCCGCCGCTGCACCCCTCACTCCGTCGACATGACCGGCACCGGCGGTCACAGTCCTTCGCCGATCGCTAGCCTCGATCCGGTGACCCGCCCACGGCACCGCAGACCCCGCTCCGCACTGTTGCACGCCCTGCGCAACCCCGACCGCTCCCACGGGCATCGCCGGGCGCGCCGCCTCTCCGCAGCGGTCCTCGCCTACCTCGCGGTCGCCTATATCCTCTCCGCCAGAGGGCTTCCCGCATTGCTGCGGACGGCGCCCGGACTCGACTACTACGTCGCCCAACCGGTCCTCTGGACGGGTCTCGCCGTACTCGCCTACTACGGTTGGCGCCGGCTCCCCCGGCGGCCCCCCTTCCACTGGACCATCGTCCGTGCCGGCCTGCTCGTCGGAATCTTCCACGTCTCCGTACTGCTCATCGCCGGTGTGCTGATCGGATTCGGTCGCTCGGCCTCTCTGGGCAGGCTGATCGACTATCCACTGAACGTCCTCTATCTGGGGACGATGCTGGTCGGGCTCGAGATGGCGCGCGCCTACCTCTTCCGTGTCTGGGCGCCGTTCGTCGAGCGCACCCGGCTCATGCGGGGAGGAGCGCGATCCGCGTTCCGGATGCAGGCACTCGAGAACGGTGCTTTTGTCACGGTCACGGTGATCTTCTTCGTCGCCGCCACCCCGCTCGGCCAGTTCACGGGGCTCGCCGACCCGGCCCGCCTGTTTCAGACCGGTGCCGGGCTGCTGGTTCCGGCGCTCGTCCTGAGCGGCGTCGCCACGTGGATGGCCAGTGTCGGAGGACCAGGACCGTCGATCGCCTATCGCGGCACCCTCATCGCGTTCGTGTGGTTCTCCCCGATCCTGCCCGACCTCCCCTGGGTATGGCTGCTACTCATCGGCGTCATCACGCCGATCGTTGCGATGACACTCTTCCGCTCCCTGGCGGCAGACGCCCTCGAGGAGCCCCAACGCCACTTCGAACAGGCGAGAACGGTCCAGAAGGCCTGGCCCGGGTGGGTGGCGACCATCGCCGTCGCCGCGGCCGCCGTGGCGTTGTTCACCGGCGTGCTCGGGGTCCGACCGCTGGTCGTGGCCGGGACCAGCATGGAACCGGCCCTCATCCGAGGCGACGTCGTCATCGTGCGCGAACCCGTCGATGTCGCCGGTCTCGCGATCGGCGACATCGTGATGTACCGGCAAGGAACGATGCCGGTGACCCACCGCATCGTACGCATCGAGGACACACCCGGCGGCCTGATGATCACGACCCGTGGAGA of the Actinomycetota bacterium genome contains:
- a CDS encoding signal peptidase I encodes the protein MTRPRHRRPRSALLHALRNPDRSHGHRRARRLSAAVLAYLAVAYILSARGLPALLRTAPGLDYYVAQPVLWTGLAVLAYYGWRRLPRRPPFHWTIVRAGLLVGIFHVSVLLIAGVLIGFGRSASLGRLIDYPLNVLYLGTMLVGLEMARAYLFRVWAPFVERTRLMRGGARSAFRMQALENGAFVTVTVIFFVAATPLGQFTGLADPARLFQTGAGLLVPALVLSGVATWMASVGGPGPSIAYRGTLIAFVWFSPILPDLPWVWLLLIGVITPIVAMTLFRSLAADALEEPQRHFEQARTVQKAWPGWVATIAVAAAAVALFTGVLGVRPLVVAGTSMEPALIRGDVVIVREPVDVAGLAIGDIVMYRQGTMPVTHRIVRIEDTPGGLMITTRG